taTTACAATATTTATGGGCGTTAATGAATTAAACGAtgaaataaacattaaattggtgaattaaacgttaaaattgtgaattaaacaaaaactggatgctaccatgtggacaaaacttacaaaatgatgaattaaacggaatttaacaagaacttaacggaaaatgctacggcaattagtttgtgcataaactagatgctacaatgtggaattttctttaaaaagtacTACTACTAGtatttcatgaaaactggatgttatcacgtggaatttccctaaaTTATATTGTGTTTTGTCATCCTACAAAGTAAAAACGCAAATTtgtgtgagagacggtctctaaTTAGGATGacctaaaaaggaaaatattgaTTAAGTTTTTtggtagacattaagaatattgtaagtagacatttacaatgtaagtacttaagtacttactgGGTGGGCATTAAATATATTGTAggtagacattaaagatattgtaagtaggcattaagaatatggtaagtaggtTAGCAGGTTAAGTTTCTCGGTAGACATTGAGAaaattataagtaggcattataaATACCTTTTCAGTGGGCATTAAATATATTGCAAGGATAATATAAGTGGACATTAAGGATATAGTAAGTGGACATTAATCAAGAGAGATCGGCTGAAGTAAAAATTTTCGTTAGTTCATTATTTTGATTCACCAAAATAAGATAGAAAATCACTCCTATTCTTTTTGGGTTGATATGTGAGACTATCCCACATTCTAACAATaagacagcctatacaatcaactcttttttttttgaaagaatcaACTCATGTTTTAATTGACCATTTTAGAACTATAATTAACGACtctaatcaatttaaaattataagtaatcaatttaaaattagagcttACAAGATACTATTTTAAGCATGTAAATGTACATTTAGTCAACTTAATTAATAGAGATGGACAGTTGGACACCATTCCCTTTGAGAATTTTGTGATTTTGAAAagttttataaataaaactaatttgtctagggtttttttattttaattaataatgtgTTTAATTTTAGGCgtattgttttaaaaaaatgatagaACTGTGAAAAATTTGTCTAAATCTCATcacaataaattaataattttatttccaaaatgaaaatgagaaaatCCCACCGCATTTCCTAAACAAACTACAAATTGGATTctataaattaaacataaacTGGATCTTAAAAGAATTAGCAAAGATCTAATTAATTAAGAGAAATTTGATAAAAACCTATAATACAGTACTAATAATGGCGTCTTCAAGTGAATTTTTGGTATCCATGGAAAGCAGTGGAATACAAGTAACATCTTGGGTAATGGAGGAGGAAGAGGAGGATGATACCTATGATTTGATAACTGTTCCCTTTTCTTATATCGATCGTCGAATCTCAGATGAAGAAATAGTTGCGGATTATTTTACGTTGGAAATTGACGATTGTTGTGGTACCAGTGATTCGGATTTACTCCTCATTCTGACGGATTCGTtccaaaattttaatattgttggAAAAGCTTGTGATTGTGCTGTCGAAGTGGTCGCTGAAAGTATTGAATTAATGCTGGAAGAAGTTtatatccaaaaccctaaatcaCTTGCGATGAATGTAGAAATTGTAGTGTCGGCAACCCTAGGGGAACACGAACAACCTTATATATTTCAGAATGATCCCGATTCCCGTCGTCGATGAAGGATTCATTCGATTGGAAGAGAAAAGAGGTGTTGGATTAGCGAAGGAAAGTTGCCATTGTTTGAAGTCTTCTCATGCTCATCAGCCACCATTTCATTCCTTGGATTTTCGATAcgcttttttattttagtaaaaattTTTCACAATAATCTCACATTTATTACCATTTGTcatgaataatattaattattgattatttttaaataattcaacgCGGTTTTAGATATTTTAGGAGCCCTGAgcgaaaattaaaatataaatgtgtacgtttcgattttttttaaataccattggcacaaattaatatttttctaattaaacaAGACGATAATTTTATGCCTAAATCTAATGATTTTCTCTGAACTAGAAAAGACCAAACAATATTGGATAACCATTAAacctaaaataattattaaaaattattaacatgAATCATATAATGACTTATGCGTATTGCtctttcaaataataataataagaagaagaagaatacgttttaatatataattaaaaagtgcatacattaaaaaatttGGGCCTTCAAAAAAAGGGGTCCTGAGTCGTCGCTCATGTAGCTCTTGCTACATAGTCGGCCCTGTCACATTTTAATCAATTATTATAGGTacctaaaaaaggaacaaggTTAGACCaacgaaaaagcattaagagaaaaaaatgaGTGTAACAGCTAGTAAATACCTACGATAGCCGGTTAAAATGTGAAATAGAATGTTGTCAgcaaaaaacatataaatattggattatttagatATAATCAATAGTAAAGATTATTTACAGCAGATTGACAAATAGGTtggttttattattatattattgttataatatttATCGTTTATTCCTTCTATTTACAATATACTTTCAGTTTTTGATGCAGTTCTATAGTTATTCTGTTATTTAGCAGTGCACTTTTTGGCTCTTAGTAGTTCCTCCCTTTCGTAATAACCCGTAAATTTGAATGGTAATATACCATTTATTTTCAATCTTGTTTCAGCAAATTCGACTCAttaataagaaataatatagtcatataagattttgttttattcttcttaatacttacttttttaatatgtaattttaataatttttcgtTCAGtcaaaaattaaagataattaatattaaaatacataTTGAAGtacatgaaaaaaatataataaaatattgggTAACGGATGAAGTATTTATGATGTACAAGTTTAGTGTTACTACCAATTTTCCTTAATGCACATGTCATACCACTCAATTCTTATTGTTTGTGGTGATGGGTAAGGTTGGAAAATTCTTTACAGATTATATTTTAGCAAGTAGTGATATTTAAACTCCGTCACAACTATGATTCTTTaaaattcttattcattttgaaGTATGAGTTTGCTTAGGATGCTCTATTTTTTAagttcattttcaatttttttaagtaGGAGTTAGGAACCCGCAGACTGGTGTGAGCCAGAGCCAGAGCCAGAGCCATAGTGGGGACGAATTCAATATTCTTAACAATAGAAGTATAGAACTCGTGTTGTGTTGTCAAGTCTCCCATCATCTGGTTCACAATGGCTCAGACCATAACCAAACGACCTATGAAAGAAATTCTTAATGGCCCGGTTACAACTTTGAGCTGGTCTCTTGTCCAAAATGATTTCACATTACAATCAATTGGAAAAAGCTTCTCAACAATGATGTTTTGAACGCTATACGACTAAGGGACTTGTGGCTAACTTGCTTACAAATTACATAGACAATGTAGTTACCTATCGATTTTGTACAACAAATACGGTTTTTATGTCATATGTATAAATTTACTCCGAGAATCAGAGCCCTCGTATCAAGTGCCAACATGAGGTGTATAACCACCAACAGGAGGGCCTAATGAATATCTCCATTCTCCACAAGCCGAACATCTTTCTAGCTGATTGTCGTTGATCAAAGTACAGAATTTACAGGACCAGTTTTTGAAACTCGACTTGATCTCCGTGATTCTTGGTGTTTGGCATGCTTCACATGCAAGAGCTAGAGGCTGCAATTCAGTCATTAGCCACAGATTAGATTTTGTAAGGCAACTGCATGATATATGAAGTTGAAATAACATATATCATTCATTATAGTTCGTAGATCATCACATCAAATTCCATATGAGAAGAGAAGAATAGATTGCGGAAAAATTCAGGGGCTCCTTGGCAAAATAGCTTATTGGGCACCCATCCAATACGAATGTAAGGCAAATTAGCGGTTGAAACAGCTTATTGTAatgaataagctgtttttgaacaagctgcacATAGCAGCGTTGTGCAGCTGGTTCAAAATTAGCTGGTCAAACccgtttgccaaacaccccttagAATGTAGAGGTTTACCTTATTAATCAAAGTACATAAAGAGCATTGCCATGTGTCTCGATTTTCTATCGTCTCATGGGGTCGCCAAGTTTGCTCACTCAAAATGGGCACACGAGATTCAGTGGAGGATGACGCACTGTTATTTGCTTGCTGCCCATGAGTTCCCTGGGATCGGGATCCACACCACAATTCATCATGAAGCCTTCTTTCTGCAGCCATGGCCGCAGCTTGAATTGGGCTTAGTGCAGCCTTAATACTATTATCACCACCTATACGCCTAGGCCCTGATGGCAACAAAGTTCCACGTTGTCCTCTTCGTTCAGGAGCTGCCAATGCACTTTGGGGAAGCAATGGTAAAGGCGGTGGCTGTGAGAACCCACCCAAACGTCGTCCCGGTAGATCAAATCCTTTCCCACTACCTGAAATTCCTTTCGCCATTAATTCTTCACACTCCTGAAAGATAAAAATGAGAAATCTCCATGTCATTTAGGCAGCCATTACAAAATAAACTTGATGATAAAATTTTCTCGATCAAATGTGACACGTAACACTTGTTGGAAAAATAACCTACATGTGATCCCACATCGAAGAGTTAGAGAAAGGTTGACcaacatataagcttgatgaGCTACTCCTCATATTACCAAATGGTTTTAGGATGAAACCTCATCGAACTTGTGTGCAATCAACTCTCCTAACAAATTTATCAGTAAGTACTCCTTTGACCCTCTAGGTTGACTATAAATGCATTTGAACAATTATTTGTTGGTTTGGTTTTCGAGAGCATACACAAGAAAGATAAAATCCATAGTTGTCTATGAACGAGatatactgggtatgatgatgatgacgacacAAGTAAGATAAAATGTGTGAGATGGTTTGAAGACAAATGAAATGTGCAGATGAGAATTGGTTAGACTGTGGGGGACTGCAAGGAATCAACAGGGCCAGCCCAATAAACCACCGATCTTATTCACATGTACAAGGAAGAGGACAGctaagaattaattaattaatatgttgaatatattatgttatcaTTATTTTGTTAGTGATGTCAGCAGGTTGTTATTTTAGTTCTGTTTAAATACTTGATGCATGCATTGTATTTGGCATCAAAAAGTTTGTTATTGAGCTTGCTCATTTTGGAGAGAGCCTCCTCTCGAAGTGAGGTACACTATCCTTGATATTCCTTATTTACAGAAATATACTCAAACAATCTTACTGCTTGCTTCTAGAAAATTCCCTTTCTGAGTAtaattatatacttatatagtTGACTCTTTACAGGGACATGTCCAAGAAAAGAAATGTAGCAAACTTAGTGAAACGTTCTTAAAAGGAGAATGTAGCAAACTCAGAGCAACGGATTAGTAGTTCCCAACACAAATAATTAGATGATGATCACTGCATAAATTTTCTGAACCATAGATGATCATCGGAGGGGGCATAAAAAAGAACGGTAGAGAGGAAAAGGCTTGAACGATAGCAAAAGAACCGAGTTAATAGACTAGCCCTTCACGGTTCATCTTCATGTAGTTACAAAATCAAGCAATTCTATGTTTCAAACAActtattttgatcaaatttgAAAACAATGAGAAGTAAAGTCACTAACCAGTCTAAGTTCATCCAATAGTTTGTAGAAATCGGCATTATGCGGACCAATTTCATTGTGGCACAGTTCATGCAGCATGGTATCAAGAATCTGTTCATAAGGAAAGAAATCCCATTGCCTTTCTGGCCTACGCAAACGTAGCTTAACCTCCGCACCTCCACCAACGTTCAATCCCATAAGGGATGGATTTGATGGGCTGCGATTGTTACATTACGGGACCCATTAGAAGGATAATGAAAACGGAGTTCCGAAGAAAATCTATGTGGAAGTAAAAATACATGCCCACTTACCAGAATTCGGACAGGACCTGAACTTTCCATTTGCGCTTGTACATGATTGGTTGCACCTGTTTTGCCACATTCTCTAAGATTTTTCGAGCCTCATTTTCACCAATCATCCTTAGAGGCTTGATTTCCCAGACCTTGTTAAGATCCGTCAGGTCCATCTTCAAAGCAACGCTTTAGATGAAACTATAAAGAGAAAAAGGTTTTGTTATTGAAAGGCGTTGTATCACAAGCATTGAAACATGATGACATAGAAAATTTTCTGGCCAGCCTCTTCTTGTGAGCTATAGAAATGTAAATGCTTCTCATTGATTAATTGAacaataaaaagaattatttccCACGCCACCGACCATTGACAAGAATCACATCACCTCCGCATAGGAGGGAGCGGAAATAGAATACCGAAGGtatgaaaaaaaatcaagataCCAGCAGACGATCAACTAAGTTACTTAAACATTGACCGAATACCCTTAAAAGGTTAAGTAATGTGTTTCTATATCCTTTGAGCATTGATCAATCATCACCACTCACTAGCAAGAACTAGAGAAACAAGAGAAACAACTAAATACAactcagtgtcacatgattcgctaatctcctcgtgaatcgcgaatcaaaaaaaattattgtcagTTTTGAGAtattcttgggcaaatttgGGTGCATCGTAAATTCAAAAAGCTATTtggctagcgaattatgttacactgctATAACTGATCACTACAACTTCAAACATACATCGTTAAGTCAAAAGTCAAACCACCGCTAGAAATAGGCATTAAGTGCGAGCAAAATATTAGAACGAATGGTTTGAGATTTAAGAGCGCAGCTTCCATGAACAATATCACATAGCTTTAAAAAGCCCACAATGCAAAAGAGGAAGAGGCACTTTTACCATGGCTAGGCTATTTTGTCCCTATTTTCAACTGGATCATTCATCTAAGATGCGGTCATGATCGTGACGATGGTCAAGCGCCCACTCTTGTGggcaaaaagaatttatttTGTAACTCTTGCCACCTAATATTATGGTGGCGGTAAGCTCAAACACCTATACAGTACCAGGATTTCTAGTCTTAATATGAAGAACTGAAGGAGAGAACATTCATGATAATATTTAAGGGTGAAAGTTCGGTGTACGGTTTGGACTTTTAGCTAAACCAATTCAGACCGTATTTAATTCGGTTTCCATTTTTTCAGTCCAAATCAAAACTTTATTTGAATCGTTTCCATTTTTTCAGTCCAAATCAAAACTTTATTTGAATCTACACCAAACCGTATTTTTAAGCTTTAGACAGAATGCAAACCGCTGAAACTGAATTATTAGACCGAATTTGTCTTTATATATACTTAGGCTGCAACATTAATAAACTCATAAAGTCTTGCAAAAGactaaataagtaaataaagtCTTCCAAAACATTACAAGTAATAGCAACACTAAGCATATATAGGGTGCAAATtcagaccaaatatttaaaaacaccAAACCATATTCCTATTCGGTTTGGTCTAATTCGATTTGCGGTTTTAATTCTAGTAACCTTCACCCCTAGTAGTATTGTTCTTACTACAACGTAAAACTGTGAATTCATTATAAGTAAAAACTCCTAAAATGCTAAAAACATCCTCAAGCAGAAAAGCTAAACAGCTAGTCAGCTACAATCACAAAGAGCAGTATTTATGAATCCAGAGTGACATTTTGTAATGTGGATTGAAAGTCTCGCTGTGTTCATTACATACTTAGATCATCGatgaaataacaaaaaattgtgACAAAAAACTTTAACTTCTGCAGCTCTTATATAGATCAAGtatcaagccaaacaaacccaAGAACAAAGTTGCAACGATTTAGTGTTTCAGCAACAAAACATATCAGGGGTGAAAAAAATGGCATTAGAGAAACGAGAGATCGACTGAATATTAGTGACTCAACTAGAGTACTAGATGAAAGACTTAAACAAGAGATAGGTTGACTGTTAATGACTCATGATCATGAGTCATGTAGCCGACGCCAAACTTTTGGTACTGAGGCTCTACTATAGGTCTTATTTAACAAAAGTACATCATGAGGTGTTCATTCCGGTGTTATTCGGAAATAATATCTCGCGTAGTGTTAATTTAATTCTTGAGTGTAGGTGAATATCTTGACAATTTGATTTTACTTTTAATATACGGGATATTCAGATCAGGCCTAGTCATGCTCGGTTTCACGGATACAATATCTCGTGTAGTGTTAATTTAATTCTTGGGTGTAGGTGAATATTTGGACAATTTGATTTTACTTTTAATATACGGAATATTTCAGGTCAGGCCGGGTCATGCTTGGTTTCACAAATATAATATCTTGTGCAGTGTTAATTTAATTCTTGAGTGTAGGTGAATATGTTGACAATTTGATTATACTTTTAATATACGGGATATTTCAGGTTAGGCCGGGTCATGCTCGGTTTCACAGATATAATATCTCGTGTTGTGTTAATTTAATTCTTGAGTATAAGTGAATATCTTGATAAtctaattttactttttacatacAAGATGGATCAGGTCAGGCCAGGTTGTGCTCGGTTTTAgttaattgatcaattttggACAACTCTCATAGTATGTGCTACTGCTACCCAGTTTTACTCCCCTATTAACATTTACACTGCTCTCTTTCTCTATTCAGAATTTTCCACAATATCTCACAGTCCTCCTTACATTTTCTTCAAATTCCAATTTctcttaaaaattataaaacatctGGGCcgaattaaaaaaacatatttcaaaACTTGCAATAACCAACTTCAAGAATTCCAATTAAAGTcctcaattatcaatgaaaaccTAAACCGAATCAAGCAAATATAATTGAATATATGCAAATTGCAACCAAATTTGGTGACGATTTAGTCC
The Amaranthus tricolor cultivar Red isolate AtriRed21 chromosome 11, ASM2621246v1, whole genome shotgun sequence DNA segment above includes these coding regions:
- the LOC130827885 gene encoding DNA-dependent metalloprotease WSS1-like — translated: MDLTDLNKVWEIKPLRMIGENEARKILENVAKQVQPIMYKRKWKVQVLSEFCPSNPSLMGLNVGGGAEVKLRLRRPERQWDFFPYEQILDTMLHELCHNEIGPHNADFYKLLDELRLECEELMAKGISGSGKGFDLPGRRLGGFSQPPPLPLLPQSALAAPERRGQRGTLLPSGPRRIGGDNSIKAALSPIQAAAMAAERRLHDELWCGSRSQGTHGQQANNSASSSTESRVPILSEQTWRPHETIENRDTWQCSLCTLINKPLALACEACQTPRITEIKSSFKNWSCKFCTLINDNQLERCSACGEWRYSLGPPVGGYTPHVGT